The window AATGAGTTTTCTGAACCCTGTAAAATGGCAAAAGATAATAAAAGAGGAACGTTATGGTTCGACCATCACGGGAGCAGTTGGGTTATGCAATGGTGTTTATAATGGGACAATATGAAAACGATGATTATCCTGGCCGAAATAATTGTGATTTACGATGAAATCCAGATTATCAAAATATGGTGCACGCTCTTCAAATGGCATTAAACATAATGGCACGACTTCACCCTGTACAATCTAagaattacatattttattgcaTCACATATAGCATACACATAGCTTttagtgaaaaacaaacatcttaaaTGTCTTCACATATTGTGAATCTGTTGTTTCTTACATGATAATCTctgaatttgtattttatttgtttatcaaGCTCTATTTCCTAGTCTCTAAAATTATAGAGAGCTAgacagttttttaaaatcactCTTAAGGATATTCACAATTATCCCGATTTGTAAATTCACCACCATCAACTTATTGTTAATCGTCCCATCCTTAGTTTGTAAGAAGTGGCACTGCTGAAAGTCTTCTGGTTTGCAATAGATTGACAGAAGGCTGTCTCCTTCATAATGAATAACTCATAATGAGTTATGCTGTTGCTCAATGATATTATCCCTTCACGCTCTTTATACCAAAGTACAAGTCCTATGTATTACCCAATCAGCAACCTTTCTTCATCCTGTTGATATATTGAACGCATCATATTCTTCATCCCACAGTTGCCCGTTGAACATTATCAATGTCGTCTGTGGCTTTTTCAATCTGCTTAcatctgttttgtttattggaAGTGTTTATTTAGTGTTTCCTGCTTAGACACAAATCGTCATGACAGCAGGCACCACTGTGAACAAAGGCACACATCCTATAATTAACATCACACACAATTAGCCGTTTGGCAAAGGAGagaaatcatcatcattatgaCTCCTTGGGGGCCCCGGCAGCTCTGCAGCAGACATGGAGGTGTAACGCAGCGGGCATTTCCCAACAGCAGGCAAAAGCCAACCAACAATGGGGGAGAGTCAATGGCGTATAGTACGGACAGGATGAGAATACATGTCCACGCATTGGATGGCTGCTTCCTTTGGCTAAGACTGGCTTCCCATAGGGATTCATTATATTCTCCAGAAGCTGAATGCCAGTGCACACACAGTTTACCCGACTGGACTTGCATTATAAcatcaaactgtattttcacCACATTTGCTCCCTTGagatcatcgtcatcatcatcatcatcatcatcatcactgcttCCGTCTCACCCTTGGGTGACAAAGCAAAGGAAGCACATCCACAGCATTTAAACCAATGTGAGGAAGTGTCCCGATCCACGTCTGATCCCTGTCCGTGTTAACCCGTCTTTTATTCATCtattatccctctctctcttttttttcttcagatgcacctctcttctctcctcctctccatatCACTCCTTCCCCCACTTCCTGACTCCTTCCTGGCTCCTTTGACCCCTAAATGTTAGCAGATGAGAAGACACAACGCCAATAGTCATTCACCCCGCTCTTAGTGACcattgtgtgtctgctttgCTTAATACCCCCTCACCCTCTCAGCTCTCTTGCCCAGTAATGACCGGGGGGGGTTAAACCCACAGCCAGTCCATAGAATCACAATGTAGAGCGGTTGCTTGGTTTCTGGTGTGGCGGTATGAACATATTTAATCAAATGCATGACGCTTAAGTACGAGGCTAGTGCTATCTTGTCCTTTTGTTATTAtcgccaaagaaaaaaaaactaaactagaAATGAATTGAGAACTTCCTGTGGAGCCAATAACTGATATTGTTTGTAAGCCTCCATGCTATAAATCAAAATTAACAACACATAAAAGAGCCATACCGCTGAacattttctataaaaaaacaaaaagtcagcGTAGACGATGTTTAAAGGCCCAGTTGGTAATTTTGGACCATAAAGTGTAATCGCataaaaagtcttttttttgtttctctcaaaCAGTCAACTGACGTAAACAAACGTCACAGCCCCAGAGAGCAATACGAACTAAATCTATATTAGTCTTTGTATTTAAAGACCTGTCAATTTGAGACCTATTGTGCCTCAgccaagcagacacacacacacacacacagacacacagacacacacacacacacacacacacacacacacacacacacacacacacacacacagacacacacgcacacactgaaacacttgTGAAGTGGATGTTGCCGACGTGCCGCAGTATTGCTCCATTTCCTCAGAGGAATTGTTTGGAAAACTCTGTAATGTCTAATGCAGGATGAATACAGGGTGGGAAAGAAGCTATTCTTATAGTCACGTGCACTTCTGGGGGAAAAAAGTCCTACTGCTTACGTGTCTTTTCCCATCATCATGTTCTGAAGCAGTCCAGAGTAATGCATCTTGTATCTATGGCCTCTCTATATGGATTTGTAAATACTCTCTATATGGATTTGTAAATACTCTCTATATGAATTTGTAAAtacttgtgtgtttcagggGGAGCCTCTGCCTGCAGCCCTGGTGGAGCTGGTTAGAAACAGCCCCATCTCCTCCATAGaggacctccagctgctgctgctcactgaCTCCGTAGGTAAAGACCAGCGCATTCTGATATTTATGCCGATTGAAACCAGACTCGGTGTCGTGACTGTTATTATGGATCCGAACACGGTTAGACTCTTATTTTAACCTTAACAGTGTCTTTATTTACAATACATGAGCTCACTTAATCTTTTCTAAACCATTTTCAACCTTATGCCTAAACCCAACTGTACAGTTTGGCAGACCGATGCCATAACACTTCATTTTCTGTACTGTACAAATACATAGACAATTTTGGCAGCATTGTTTGGAATGCTAAAATACTAAGGCAGAAAGTATCAGACATTTAGGCAACACTCTCGTGAGAAACGCATGCAGTGCACACTGAGTTATCATTATGTATTATTACTGAAGATTATATGTTTCTGCGTATGAGAGCCTTTGTGCTTATGGGtaccctttcaaaataaagtgcaaCATGCTTTGAAATCACGCAAAAGCTACACTCTAGATATACGATACATGAATAATAACGAGGAATGATGCACAGACAACAAATTCAATATACTGActtaagtaataataataagtggcTACATGTCTACCCTAATCGTGATAATTAAACAACTTAAGTGATAAAACTAACTCAGACAAACAAATGGAGTTATAACAAGGAGCAGAGAGAatacatgaaaaataaacagtaagaattatctctctctctttctctttctcccccccccccctgtctacATGCACAGCCTGTTCTATCTATATAAATGCAGAGGGCGCCAGAGGGCCTTATAGTAAAACATACGCCACATGTCGAAAACAGACCATTCATAAATCACTTGCGGTGTTTACATAAGTCAaatgctgtgtttgtttattgttttgtctcaGACGAGGAGGACGGGACTTCTGCGGCCAATGGAGGTCAGAGACTACCAAGGAGCCTCGGTGAGCTAACCCCCGCTGCTTCCTTCCTTGCTATTCCCCCACAGTGTCTTTTCTTGTTGTCATCAAGGTGTCAATCTATTGTACACCATAAAAGATGGAGACAGCACTGCTATTACTCTTCTGCGGATCTCAAAATGATCCCTCTCATGCTACGGCTTTGTGAGGATACATCTGTGTGTATTCATACGTACTGATGGGAAGATAGAAGGTTGACGTGCTGACGTGGAGGATTCCTGATTTTCCTCATGAATGTGAAAGTACTCCATCCTCATTAGCGGAGGACTGCGGTTGTGTTCTGCCCGCCTTCCTGTGAGTTGATTAATGTGACAAGTATGGCATTAGTGACACGGTAAAATTCCACccattaacctttttttttttttttttttgctatcgCGATAAAGCAGATGTTTGAATTACTGGACGCCAACCTACAACAGTCTAGGTGACTTTGTTGGATTCCCTCGAGAATGAGGAGATACTAATGGCCCCACATTAATCACATGCCAAATATCTTCTTTATGTGGCTTGTATGTTCAAACAGAAGCGTGTCATTGAACAGTGAACCTTTGTGGGATGAAATCCCCTCGTGTTTCTGCGTAACGCTGCAGCACAATGCAATATGTGCAACAAGTCTGATTAGAAGCTTTGACATatgctcattttaaatgcatGAGTTTCATTTTCACCTGCTAGAAAGAAGTCATaccatacatacacatgcaaaCCAGCTAAGGTGAGCCACTACAGAGGAGTGAGTCAGCACAAAGGGATTGAAAGTAATTAGGCCGCTCATATTCGCCACAAGCTCAGCTCCTAGCAACTTAGGAGGGTTTAGATTTATGTAGCAAATCATAAGGAGTCCCATTTAGATCTTTTACTCATCGGTTAAACAAACACCTACATGAATGGGGGGGAGGGCTAAAGTCCGTGGTTAGTTGTCTAGTCAAATAGattaaaattataattttaaCAATGCTGAATAATTTTGCAAACACAAGTTCAAACAGTCATACTCACACTCATGAATGGATTACTGAACAGGCCTACGGGGCAGAGGCCCAGGGGCCAAGGGGTCAGGGGCCCCCTGAGTTTTGCCTGCAAAAtgtcacagagagagacgccaaatgaccacaaagacacacagagcgactacaaagagatgcaagaTCACCAAAAGACCAGCAAAACAACTATGAAGAGACACATTAGTGaccacatacagacagagacagacaacggccacaaagagatgcagaatTACCGTGAAGAGAAGCAAAATGCCGAAAACAGATGCAAAATTACTTTGTGTCTGTGCTCAGAAGACCATTGTTTCTTAATCCCTGCATGCTCACACTCGGTCATATCTCGTCCCGCAGATGCCCAGCCGGCTCAGCAGGCTCTTTGCAAAGTTCGTACAGAGGTGGTTGAGGTCACCAGGGCGATGTTGGACCGCAGCAACGCTAACTTCATGCTATGGCCGCCCTGCGTCGAGGTGCAGCGCTGCTCTGGTTGCTGCAACACCAAGAGCCTGCAGTGCGTCCCTGTCGTCACGCACACCAGATACTTGCAGGTAAACAACCACAAATGCacagaaatatacatttaaaatacatatacaccTAAGTCTAAACACACCCATGTAAGGCTGATCTACGTTTGTGTTCTACTCATAATTATCCACCATTACCAACCTCTCTAGGTCATGAAGATTGAGTACATCAACAAAAGACCCATTTACGCTAAAGCCGTGGTGTCAGTTGTCGATCATGTGGAGTGCCGATGCCAGCCGGCTCCACGGCCTCCTGCGCCCAAGAAGAAATCCTCGCGCAGACAACATAACCACCAGCATCGGAACCACACGCTCAGCCAAGGACATGGACAGGTACATTATGAATGCTATTTTGCATGCCAATCTGCTACAGGTTGAAAGCTTTAGAAgtaatattttttgtatatgtaaatgtgtatcgAGACCAAACTCTAACCGTAGTTCAAACCTGGCTATTCTAAGCATGTACACACTGTTACGTTACCTCAGCACTTCTTGCAcctgcttcaaaataaaaggcatAATCACGTTTTCTTTGTGGATAACTTCCTTCGTCCAACACCTACCAGAAGAGATGAGTGTGTATGATTTGCATGACTTTAttgctttttaatatattaatattccaAAGGGTTGATTTTAAAAGTATagatttgatttatattttaccgttagataataaatatattgtaaaaatcATAACAACAATTCTCgaacatatcatttatatttcctATCTTCTCTCTTGACTGGTACATTGAATGTGTAGGATTAATTGTGAGATTTAGCTGAATTGtatattgtttaattttattgtgaaaggtcaaGGTGCACTCCAAGGATGAACTCCATCAGTGGGATGATCTGAAGCAGAACCAGAGGGCCAACCTGGAGGACCTCCTGGAGCAGCACTGGAGCCCCAGAGGAGACACCTTCACTCAGCCTGGAGAAGGGTACAGCCTGGCTGGGAAAGACACATCTCGCACTGGAGAGGCGGTTCCTTTGGCTCCACATTGGGCGCATAATGCCACCAGGCTCCTTGAGACTAAAGACCAAACTGAAAATCTGGAGGATGTGGAGAGGAAAAATGGAAGAATCTCAAATGGCAACAAGACTGTTTCCTCGGTGGACAATGTTGGCGTGGAGGTCAAGAACGAGTTGGTAGAAGGTGGGGAGGGGTTGCCGCTCCCCAGCACTGAAGGGACAGTTAACGAGGGAAACGGTAGCAGGGAAGAAGGCACGCAAACACGCAGTCCATTATGGCAAGACAACAAATCCAAACTTTCAAAGAGCCACACGAGTGGATCTTCTCACCTTGGTCCTGGTCATCAGAACCCTGAAGCCAAGTTCAGTCCTACCGAGGCGCCCAGTGAGCGAGCTGGGAGCAGGTTACGAGCGACCAAAGAGCCAAATCCAGAGCCTCGAGAACAGGCGAGACGGAGAGACAATGACACTCCTGAGGAGGTGATGATATTACAGACTGAGGAAGAAAAAGTGGAGCAGGAGAGAAAAGAGCTTCTACTTCTCCACAAGAGGCTGGACCAAGAGAAGGAGATACTGAGACAGCAGCAGAtgaagcaagaggaggaggaaaggcagaaagaaaaggaaatggatAGCCAACATCACCCGCATGGTAAACATCGTCATCAtctgcaaacaacaacaacacaggatCCAGGTACAAGACTTTATTTAATACTTTgggttaataaaaacaacacaaataagaATACTAGCATTTAGTAACAAGTCAGAGTAAAATGATGTgcgaaaagaaaaataattgttgttttCTCGGTTGTTCCATTTTTCACAATAACATAGTCACAAGAGATAAAGTCACATTTTTGGTCATATTTATAACATGTAAATCCTATTTTAACAGCGACAACATCTGCGACAACCACACGGCGGCCCCCAGCTCCAGCGAGCCCCAGACCCCCAGCCCGTCCAAAGAAAAGGATGAGGAAGAATCGCAAACGGATCAGCAAGGCAGCTATGAGAGCAATGCTAATGTAGAGCTAAAATAAAGCCAAGTGAGTTTACCAAATATTCAAatgataaagaaaaacacaccgAAATAATTAATAAACCATTTAGATCGTAATGACTGAATGTAAAATTTCTATTTTCTGATTATGCAGTTTAAAGTACGTCTTcctatgtccccccccccccaggacaCCAAGGGAACTTGGTGCAGTTCGTGGATCCAGAGGTGCAGCGGAGTGACTCCCTTCATATAAGTACTTATTCAGTAACCTGCTCGTCCTGTGAGATCTCCTCCATAACACTACTAATGACCGCCTGGTGAACCTGTAACTACACCCGTGTGGAGTAAGACGAGGGTAAGAGGAAAATGGAATATACCTAAAAAGTGGACCTTGTCAAGAAAACGTGCTTGCCTCTACTGCGACAGTTGCTGGTATGAAGACGGACAGATTGTGTTCAAGCACTCAACCTGTGGGGCACTAAAACGGCATCGCTGTAGAACTGTGGACAATAGTGCAATTTCAGAACTCTTCTTGAAACCTTGTTTTGATATCAACAAAGAAAAACTGCACTTAAATCTTGACAGAACCGAGTCTATATGGGGTTCAAATGACAAAGTCTGTTGCTGAAAGACG of the Cyclopterus lumpus isolate fCycLum1 chromosome 8, fCycLum1.pri, whole genome shotgun sequence genome contains:
- the pdgfbb gene encoding uncharacterized protein pdgfbb → MSSWVQLLLALLAACPRFGVAEGEPLPAALVELVRNSPISSIEDLQLLLLTDSVDEEDGTSAANGGQRLPRSLDAQPAQQALCKVRTEVVEVTRAMLDRSNANFMLWPPCVEVQRCSGCCNTKSLQCVPVVTHTRYLQVMKIEYINKRPIYAKAVVSVVDHVECRCQPAPRPPAPKKKSSRRQHNHQHRNHTLSQGHGQVKVHSKDELHQWDDLKQNQRANLEDLLEQHWSPRGDTFTQPGEGYSLAGKDTSRTGEAVPLAPHWAHNATRLLETKDQTENLEDVERKNGRISNGNKTVSSVDNVGVEVKNELVEGGEGLPLPSTEGTVNEGNGSREEGTQTRSPLWQDNKSKLSKSHTSGSSHLGPGHQNPEAKFSPTEAPSERAGSRLRATKEPNPEPREQARRRDNDTPEEVMILQTEEEKVEQERKELLLLHKRLDQEKEILRQQQMKQEEEERQKEKEMDSQHHPHGKHRHHLQTTTTQDPATTSATTTRRPPAPASPRPPARPKKRMRKNRKRISKAAMRAMLM